In Pristiophorus japonicus isolate sPriJap1 unplaced genomic scaffold, sPriJap1.hap1 HAP1_SCAFFOLD_3580, whole genome shotgun sequence, the sequence caacctccctactactgtttggtgatgtgtacacaactcccactaacgttttctgccctttggtgtttcgcagctctacccatatcgattccacctcatccaaactaatgtccttccttactcttgcgttaacctcctctttaaccattaacgataccccacctccttttctttcctgtctatccttcctgagtattgaatacccctggatgttgagatcccagccttggttaccctggagccatgtctccgtaatcccaattacatcatacccgttaacagctatctgcgcagttaattcgttcaccttattacgaatgctcttcgcattaagactcagagccttcaggcttgtttttttaacactctttttccttttgaattatgttgtaatgtggccctttttgatttttgcccttgatttctctgccctccgctcttgcttttctccttcctaccttttgcttctgcccccttttacttccctctgcctccctgcatagattcccatcccctgccatattagtttaacccctccccagtaTGGCACagcacgttgggccgaaatggcctccttctgtgctgtagatagaTTTCTATGATTAACTCCATCTACTGCCTTGGTTTCATAACCTTAATTACCCTTGCCtaacaatctatcaatctcagttttgaaattttcaattgatctagcctcaacagctttttggggcgagagttccagatttccactatcctttgtgtgaagaaatgcttccagaCATCATCCTTGAACGACTGATCTctaattctaaggttatgccctcttgttctggacttcccccaccagaggaaataatttattTTCTATCTATTAGTCACACAACTGTAAACTAATACTGTATTAATAACTGAAGTTTGAACCTATACTGCAACAGATCTGTAGTTAGTTAGTAGTCATGTAAATGTTTACCCAGTTTCTTCCTATCTAGATTGTTTGACTTAGTTGGAAATAAAACTGTCCCTTGCTGTAATACTGTAGTATACCACTAACTGTTAGAATATGAATCACCAATCAACTTGTGACAGGAGGATCTATTATAGTGAAGAGCTACTGACATTACTAAAATTCACTGGGAAATGAGTGGTCAGCACATAGTATCTTAAatggagtgcacttaaacagagtggTGAAACTTGGGAATTTGGAGGGAGTGGGAATTCAGAGCAGAGGGgaaggaggtgctgttttttgccTCCAAAAGTTGGAGTGCTTTGTGATACAGGTGAATATTTAATTCCATCCACCTAGATCTTAAACTATATTTGGTAATTAGTTAAAAACAAAACTGTAAGCTAAGATAATTAAATACATAAATTTGAATTACCTAATTACTTAAAACAAGGTTTTAAAGGGATGTCAGCATAGGTGGTGtgctgcaactgcagcatgtgggagtttgtggagagcattgcgaTCCTGGACGACCACGTCTGgagtgtctgcaactcgaggaacttcaAGTGCAGACATTAAGGGCCATCAGGGAaggggagttatctggacactttgatccaggaggcagtcacaccccttaggttaggtagttgtACAGGTCTGGATGGTGGTCAGGGTCCAGAGGACATGACTGCAACTCAGACAGGTTAGGGgatcccaggtgcagtgctggaggagcctcagcctttgtccttatccaacaggtcTGAAGTTCTTGCTGTCTGTGTGGACGAGGGcaaagtctgcagggtggatgagcaaactgaccacggcaccatggtacaggaggccattcaattgGGGGGAGTAAAAGGaagtgataggggacagtatagtcagggggatagatactgttctctgcagaccTGCTCGGGAGTTCTGAAGgctgtgccagggttaaggatatctccttgcagagaagaatttggagtgggagggggaggattcagttgttgtggtccacgtaggaaccaacaacataggtagaactaggaatgagtttctgctgagagagtttgaggagctatggttcaaattaaaaagcagatccTCAAAGGCTCTGGATTGTTACTTGAGCCATGCGCAAATTGGCATAGgcacaagcagatcagagagttaaatgcgtggctcaaagaatggtgtgggaggaaggggtttcaattcatggggcactggcaccagcactggggaaagagagctgttccattgggatggtctCCACCTAaagcaggctgggaccagtgtcctggcgaatcgaataactagggtttTCAACTAGAAAAGGGGGAGggctcaggtgaggggaaatttagaaatctaatgagaaaagtcaaggcaatggagcagtgcaACGATTTGTGTAAAGATAAGCAATTCGTGACAGGAAGGGTCAGAGAGCTTAAAGGTAATCGTGCATCAACAAATAAGATGAAAGCAGGGACTAAAGGTAAAAGATTAAAACTAAaagctctttacctgaatgcatgaagcattcataacaatttagacaaattagtggcacaaatagtgataaatggatatgatctaatagccattacagagacatggttacaaggtgaccagggttgggaactaaatattccagggtacttgacttatcaaaaagacagacagacagactggaacaggagcggggtagccctgataattaaTGTAAACTTTAGAGTTATTTCTGTTCCAACTCTCTGCAGTTCTACATTTTAAACCTGAGAGCCAAAGACAAAATACTGCATTGGGAGAGAATAAAAGAATTCAAGGGGGTACCACCAACACCCAAAGACAAGCTTGGCTGCTGGGTGTACAAGAACAAGTAAGTAAATAATTACCTCTAACACAGTGTTGCTTAATGAACTGTGTATATCGGAATGGGTTCTTCCAAGCGGTTGAGATACTCAGCCTGCATAAGTTTGCAGCTGCTGTTTTATCGTGGTCAGATCAGATTTCACTGTACTTTTTACTTCTTTGCTGCTTTTCACATATAAACAAGTTTGAATACATGAAGAAAAAGTATGGAAATGTTCAAACAATTTTCAGTTATTTCTTCATGTTCTTGTTATGCAAGAACATTTTAATTCACAAAGTTGATAAATGTGTAATTTTTAAACTTTAATTTTACTGTTAAAATAAGTTGACTCCAAAATGAAGGGAAATTGTAGAATCTAAAACATTTTCATTGCATTTTTGATTTAAACCTATTTGATTTTTTAAATCGTTATATTTTAACAAAAATTGAAGCTTAGCCCATCCATATAAGTGTAGAGGTGGGCGAATGAAAACAGTCACTGAAGTTTGACACCAAGTATTCCATTGAGTTATAGCAAGATTTTGACAACCTTGAAAAAAATCCTACTTATTCACTCTCTACATTTGGTATAACAATTTTTCTGTGTGTGAAGGGTACCTGACGTAAAGAAGAAGAATTTATTTGTTAATTCCATTAAGTTCTATAAAAATCACAATTTTATTCCTTTCATGGCAGAGTATGTTGACTTTGCGAATTTCTTCTTTCTACACACATTTTGCCTGTCTAGTTTTCATTATTGCTAACTtttctttatttttactccaggttgATTTTCTTTGGTGGCTATGGATACCAACCTCGAGAGCAGTATCATGGATCATTTGAATTTGATGAATCATCATTTTGGGTAAATATTTCAATATATTACTTGAGATTGTCTTCCTTTGTGTAAGAAAGTAATGAGAATGAAACCATTGTTACATTTTTTCCAGAATGCAAGTCATCCAAGAGGCTGGAACAATCATGTCCACTTCATTGACCTTGAAACTTTTACATGGAACCAGCCCATTACAAAGGTATCCCCACTGTTGTATAGTGTTGCACAAGAATGGGTTTGGCTTTTATAGGCTGCAGTACTTTTCATTGGTGTGAGAGCTGTGTTTTTCTGGTGTGTAATTTTGATTAGGATAATTTACCAGTACCCAATACCCCTCAAAATAATGGAATACTGACCTTTTTGTAATGGTACGTTATAAGGTGTATTGTATCCAATAGGGAAAAGCCCCTTCACCTCGGGCAGCTCATGCTTGTGCCACAATCGGAAACCGAGGCTACGTGTTTGGAGGACGGTATCAGGTACGTTATTTAATTTACTGCACAGTAAAAAGTTATGTTTCACTAATTTTGTAATAACATCAGAAATATTGCATTTGGTGGAAATAGAATGCTTTTAAGAAAAGAGATTATGCAATTAAAATGAAAGAGATTGCATTATTCATTTACATTATGGGAAGGAGTTCATACTTCCTCAGAATTAATCTTTAAAATGGTTTTTTGATGCTGCAAGAGTACAGAATCTTTTTGTGATAATGTATAGAACATAAACAAAGTAGAAATACTAGGACAGCCTTCACAGCCCAGGAGCTCTTCTGACACTTGAACACTCCTCTCCTTACTTTTCTTCttccaacttaaaaaaaaatgtttttgtaacTATTCAAGACACAGTATATCAGTgctgaaaaatggagaaaaaaatgtttGCCGCTTGTAGCACAACCAAGCATTCCCAGATCAGGTCTGGTATTGCATGGACCTGACGCAGAGAACAGCTCCCACTACTGCCAAGTATGTGTTGCACTTACTGTACCAGTAAAAAAAAATTATACTTCCCTTCACTACTTGTCTTTGTGGCCCGTCTTGTCTTTTCATTTCTTCCTAAGAAAAGGAAAAGATCTGTTCTACAGAGAAAAAAGTTACAAAGTATAGAAATTAACATTAACATTGGAATCAACACAGATTTAGTGTGATTCAAACCTTTCCATTAAAAAGCCATTTGTATAACAATGTTATCTGAAAGGTGTATGCCTATACAAAAATTAAAATGCTTCCAACCTTGTATTATCTACCTGCTATAAATCAATATTTACGTACTTTGTTTTTTATCATCTCTACCTAAGGATGCCAGGACCAATGACCTCTATTACCTTGATTTGGATACGTGGGAATGGAATGAAGTGTATGTTACGATTTCATATATTTTACATGTTTGTGGATTGTTGAATTAAGAACTACCATTTCCCCTGCCCCCAATCTCCTCGATATATTTGCCGGGAATTTCTTTGGTGCTGCACGTAAGTGGGGTTTCCATTGCCGTTCCACAATGTTACATTGGCGGAGTGGAAGCAGCTCTGAGggccagtgatttttttttttgctggggtatagttccaagGGCATTTCGGTGACttatccaagtgaccattcttcatttaTGAACCTTAACAATAAGTGTCAACAGGCTATTCAACCCTGTAGAGCATCTCAGCCAAGTTGTAAGGCTGCTACCACCACTGTTGCTGAGACCAGCCAACAGCACAGACCAGGATTAAACCTGTGTGTGGTTCAGCTACTCTATAAACTTGCTGAACTATTGAAGGAACCACAAACTACTATTCCAACCATTAAAATGCATTTGTTTTAGTCTGAAGGATATTGTCGAACTACTGTCCCATTAATTTTAATATTTACTACTTTAAAAAAAACCTTTTTACCTCTCAATGCTTCTATTTCCTCACTGCAAGAGTCAGTAGGTGAGCAGCTCCCAAACCTCTGCCAGTGTTGCTTGATAGCCAGTTGTTCAGAGGTGCAGGACAGTGAGCGGCAATAAATATTCTTttcattttaaaaatgttatttctgTGTGAAGTCTCTATATCTTCATGTAGTGGCTCAGTTATAGCCTAGCCACGTTCTGGAATGTCAGACTCAGCTAGTGCCATATATTCATCATAAAAATAACACATGGTTTAAAAATGCATCATATTTTTAACTATATATGGGGAAAAATATAACATGcctatcagcatctgaaaagagaagagACAGGTTAATGTTTCAACCTGAACTCTATGTTAATCTGTCTTTATTCAGATGCTAATGAACCTACTgtatattttctgcttttattttagatttcctggATTTGCAGTTTATCTTTTTATCTCTGTTTTTACTGTATCAGTCTTAAAAAACCAGCTTGATAAATTTACATTTGTATCGTCATTGCTGATCATAAATGTAATTCCTAGCCTTTCCCCATTCTTGACAATGAAACATCTAGGACAATATGCTGCATCACCAGGGCAAACTGCTCATTACATTTGTTCTTAAAGTTAACAACTTTCAGTAGTTAAGAGATTTGGTATATGCAGTGTTATATTACAGGAATTGAGTGTTTAGGCTTTCAGTGAATCAATGCACTTCCATTGAGAACATTGTCTATCACTCAACTTTTATTTGCTAGGGTACAATCTCCTGATCAAATCCCCGTTGGCCGCTCTTGGCACTCACTCACTACAATCTCAAATGACCATCTCTTCCTGTTTGGAGGTTTCACGACTGACAAACAACCGTTAAGTACGTTTCACTCTTATTTTGTTACATAGTTTACTATTGCAGAGAATTTTTGGAGACTGCAGTTAGAGTTGAGCCTGCCTTTGTTGTATCATGGTCAAGGTGCCTTTGAGCTTCCCCATTGTGTATCCCCCCCTAGATATTTACATTTTTgcttgtactttaaaaaaaaattaaatgtatgTATTTATTTTTCTGTAACTCACTTGGCtttgagctttttaaaaaaaaatcagtaaatcgTTAACAATTAATAAAATGATTTTCTTACATGTATCATGCAGTTGCATATAACTGGGTAGCTAACCCCCCATCTCTCTTAAATATTTGGATTCAGGTTTTGTGCCTAAATTACTAGCATAAAATATTACACTATATATGGAAAAAACATACCTGGCTCTGTTAAAATATTCACGACATGCAAGCCTAGCTTTCAGTGAAAAATGTTACTATAATGGCAATAATTTTCTAGTCATTCGTACCCTCTGTGTAAATTGACAAATGAACAAAACAAATGAGCACATAATTTTTTTGTGAATAGTTACATATTTTAATGTAAAGGTGTACTTCAAGAATTCACAATTAATTGTACAAGATAATTGTGTTTTTTAGGTGATGCTTGGATATACAGCGTGAGCAAGAATGAATGGTTAAAAGTAGAGCATAGTTATGCAGACAGACCGAGGTAAACAGCATAAATTGTAGATCTATTGGATTTGTTTCCTTTTGAATTTTGCATTCTTGTAATGTAATGTTAGTTCGTCAGATGATGTTCCACCATTCTGTTGTATTATTTATAAGGCTTTTTTTCTGAACTGTCCCTGTGTATTTATCATGTTACCAGCAGTCTTGACTGTTGTCTACACGATAATTTAAAAAATTGTTTTCAGTGTTTCTTTTTACACTGTAAAATGATGGCTTAGTATTTACTGGCCTTATAATCTTGTTTTTTTAAAGTTCAATATAATTTTGTTGCGTTTTCCCCAAAGTTGACGAAGTTGTCAACACCATCTGTTTGGCTGATGCATGCTTTATTTTTCTTCTTTTCATATCAGCCCACTGAGGCCTACTTTGGTCCGATGGGTTCTGGGCATTTTATTTTCAGCCTCCAGTAGAAACTAgagggtcaagtttcggccggcGGCTAGAACGGCGCACGTCggtgaggcccgcctaatttatagaacaaaaattgcgccgaatacttgcctcgcgattctccaatagctgtaggcccaattccacctcggcacggcgcagcaggagctgctgggggcgaagCTACAGCCCTGCatcgaaacagtgccggcagctgtgtgcagtagcggggcgacgaccctatcccaggccgaaggacgtcgcccctatccccggccgagtggcctgtgcatcttacctcggcgggCAGGGCTCCCCATCTTccatctttttctcttcccccccccctcttctctcttccccccctcatcttcttctcttccccccccatcatctcttcccccccatcttcttctctttccccccctcatcatctctctttcctcccctcatcttcttctcttcccgccccatcatctcttcccccccatcttcttctcttccccctccctcatcttcttctctctttcccccctcatcttcttctctttccccctcatcttcttctctctttccccccctcatcttcttctcttcccccatcatctcttccccccccatcttattctctctttccccccccatcttattctctcttccccccctcatcatcttctcttccccacccccatcatctctttccccccccatcttcttctctctttccccccctcatcttctcttctcccccccctcatcttcttctctcccccctcatcttcttctctccccccctcagcttcttctctcccccctcatcttcttctctccccccctcatcttcttctctccccccctcatcttcttctctccccccatctcatcttcttctctccccccctcatcttcttctctccccccctcatcttctctctccccccctcatcttcttctctccccccctcatcttcttctctccccccctcatcttcttctctccccccctcatcttctctctccccccctcatcttcttctctcccccctcatcttcttctctcccccctcatcttcttctctccccccctcatcttcttctctccccccctcatcttcttctctccccccccctcatcttcttctctccccccctcatcttcttctctccccccctcatcttcttctctcccccctcatcttcttctgctctccccccctcatcttcttctctccccccctcatcttcttctctcccccccctcatcttcttctctcccccccctcatcttcttctctcccccctcatcttcttctctcccccctcatcttcttctctcccaccctcatcatcttctctttccccccccaatcatctcttttcccccccatcttcttctcttcttcccccccatcttctctcccccccccatcttccccttctctttccccccccctcatcttctctttccccccccatcatcttctctttcccc encodes:
- the LOC139250249 gene encoding kelch domain-containing protein 2-like, with the translated sequence SYFCSNSLQFYILNLRAKDKILHWERIKEFKGVPPTPKDKLGCWVYKNKLIFFGGYGYQPREQYHGSFEFDESSFWNASHPRGWNNHVHFIDLETFTWNQPITKGKAPSPRAAHACATIGNRGYVFGGRYQDARTNDLYYLDLDTWEWNEVVQSPDQIPVGRSWHSLTTISNDHLFLFGGFTTDKQPLSDAWIYSVSKNEWLKVEHSYADRPR